A genomic window from Ignavibacteria bacterium includes:
- a CDS encoding DUF948 domain-containing protein: MQELEFISGIAVIALYVALIALVIYLIRALKRIVSAIDNINSTIDNIESKVDHITTKTEPLIENSLLITNDIKEISSNLKIQSAKINGIVDTVKDTTDSIVEFEQKVQKEVETNVFDALNMVNAVSKGIRQFLNVLSGSKNGSYSRKKIREYESEEDLF; the protein is encoded by the coding sequence ATGCAGGAATTAGAATTCATCTCTGGCATTGCCGTAATTGCGCTGTATGTTGCATTGATAGCGCTGGTAATATACCTCATAAGGGCATTAAAACGTATTGTCAGCGCTATCGATAATATCAACAGCACAATTGATAATATCGAAAGCAAAGTAGATCACATTACCACAAAAACCGAACCTTTAATTGAAAACTCTCTTCTTATTACAAACGATATCAAAGAGATATCATCTAACCTCAAAATTCAGTCGGCAAAAATTAACGGAATAGTTGATACTGTAAAAGATACAACCGATTCTATTGTTGAATTTGAGCAGAAGGTTCAGAAAGAAGTTGAAACCAATGTTTTCGACGCGTTAAATATGGTAAATGCTGTATCTAAAGGGATAAGACAATTTTTAAACGTTCTCTCAGGCTCAAAAAATGGTTCATATTCACGTAAAAAAATTCGTGAATACGAATCTGAAGAGGACCTTTTTTAA
- a CDS encoding YtxH domain-containing protein: MSEERGVAKGLFLGFLAGGIVGGVLALLYAPKSGKELRQDIKNKKDEMLDDAEEYLDIAKHKAQDIINEGKKRSEELISDARKKAGNLLEDANNILNVAKEKTSNSYETAKSKIVDESAKVKDAIKAGVDAYKEERNKL, encoded by the coding sequence ATGTCAGAAGAAAGAGGCGTAGCTAAAGGTTTATTCCTTGGCTTTTTAGCCGGCGGAATTGTTGGCGGCGTTTTGGCTCTGTTGTATGCGCCAAAAAGCGGTAAAGAACTTCGTCAGGATATTAAGAACAAGAAAGACGAAATGCTTGATGATGCAGAAGAATATCTTGATATTGCAAAACACAAAGCTCAGGATATCATTAATGAAGGCAAAAAGCGTTCAGAAGAATTAATTTCTGATGCAAGAAAAAAAGCCGGCAACTTACTTGAAGATGCCAATAATATTCTGAATGTTGCGAAGGAAAAAACATCAAATTCCTACGAAACAGCAAAAAGCAAGATCGTAGATGAATCAGCAAAGGTTAAAGATGCAATTAAAGCCGGTGTTGATGCATATAAAGAAGAACGTAACAAGTTATAA
- a CDS encoding ribose-phosphate pyrophosphokinase: MARSEIQIFSGRNSNYLVKHICDYLDLPLGKCRIVNFSDGEIWVKYNDNIRGKDVYIVQSTNPPSDNLMELLIMIDAAVRASAKRITAVIPYFGYARQDRKDMPRVSITAKLIANLLTKAGVDRIITMDLHAPQLQGFFDIPVDHLYCSVLLLKYFKRLKLRNLAVAAPDVGGSKRARAYAKNLGAELILIDKRRPKPNVAEVMNIIGDVEGKNVLIVDDLIDTANTFVAAVDALKKHGAKDIYGAATHPILSGQALQRIEDSSLKKLVIANTVPLNIKSKKIEILDVSRLFAHAILRNNENQSISALFKVE; encoded by the coding sequence ATGGCAAGATCTGAGATACAGATTTTTTCAGGAAGAAACTCTAACTACCTTGTAAAACATATATGTGATTATTTAGACCTGCCTCTTGGCAAATGCCGTATTGTTAATTTTTCAGATGGTGAGATCTGGGTAAAATATAACGATAATATCCGCGGTAAGGATGTATATATTGTTCAGTCAACCAACCCGCCTTCAGATAACCTGATGGAACTGCTTATCATGATAGATGCTGCAGTTAGAGCATCTGCGAAAAGAATTACAGCGGTAATCCCTTATTTTGGATACGCAAGACAGGATAGAAAAGATATGCCGCGTGTATCAATTACAGCCAAACTGATAGCAAACCTGCTGACAAAGGCTGGAGTTGACCGTATTATTACCATGGACCTGCACGCACCTCAATTACAGGGATTTTTTGATATTCCGGTTGACCATTTATACTGCTCAGTTCTGCTTCTCAAATATTTCAAAAGATTAAAGCTTCGCAACCTTGCGGTTGCTGCTCCTGATGTTGGAGGCTCTAAACGCGCACGCGCCTACGCCAAAAACCTTGGCGCTGAGCTTATTTTAATTGATAAACGCAGGCCAAAACCAAACGTCGCCGAAGTGATGAATATAATTGGTGATGTAGAGGGTAAAAATGTTTTGATCGTTGATGACCTCATAGATACTGCCAATACTTTTGTTGCAGCAGTTGATGCCTTAAAAAAGCACGGTGCTAAAGATATCTATGGTGCTGCTACACACCCTATCCTTTCAGGGCAAGCGTTGCAGCGAATTGAAGACTCCAGCCTGAAAAAGCTGGTTATAGCAAATACCGTTCCTCTTAATATCAAATCCAAAAAAATTGAAATACTCGATGTTTCCCGTCTGTTCGCTCACGCGATATTAAGGAACAATGAAAATCAGTCAATCAGCGCACTGTTTAAAGTAGAATAA
- a CDS encoding metallophosphoesterase, with protein sequence MKIAHISDLHLDVNYNKQNYSNTLLLIDYINSNSFDHVIISGDITENADPGSFEIARNILKKAGLLEKDKLTVVIGNHDIFGGVHLAEDIINFPGKCRKTNFHSKVNEFVYYFRESFEKNINPEGNPFPFIKELDEIVITGFNSISGYSVVKNPFASNGKISKHKMDFVLKKLEQKNFSNKKLIAVTHHHFNKDLADSSPSSAAMWLAIEKQTMKLRGKKKIIRKFSQMGIELVLHGHQHVNSVYSRNNIRFVNAGGSILGENFGKLSINEITVESGKISNNFIYLDKKLMPENAQTIKFNTKPSYYISSKEICLN encoded by the coding sequence ATGAAAATCGCACATATTTCAGATCTTCACCTCGATGTAAACTATAATAAGCAAAATTACTCCAATACCCTGCTATTAATTGATTACATTAATAGTAACAGCTTTGATCATGTGATAATTTCAGGTGATATTACTGAAAATGCAGATCCTGGTTCTTTTGAAATTGCAAGAAATATCCTTAAAAAAGCGGGATTACTTGAAAAAGATAAATTAACTGTTGTAATTGGTAACCACGATATTTTCGGCGGCGTTCATCTTGCGGAAGATATAATTAATTTTCCGGGTAAATGCAGGAAGACAAATTTCCACAGCAAGGTAAATGAATTTGTATACTACTTCAGGGAATCATTTGAAAAGAACATAAATCCAGAAGGAAATCCATTTCCGTTTATTAAAGAGCTTGATGAAATAGTTATCACCGGATTCAATTCAATTTCCGGGTATTCAGTTGTGAAAAATCCATTTGCTTCAAACGGAAAAATATCAAAGCACAAAATGGATTTTGTGCTGAAAAAGCTGGAGCAGAAAAATTTCAGCAATAAAAAATTAATTGCTGTAACCCACCACCACTTTAATAAAGATCTTGCCGATAGTTCACCATCATCTGCAGCAATGTGGCTTGCAATAGAAAAACAAACCATGAAGCTTCGCGGAAAGAAAAAAATTATAAGGAAATTTTCGCAAATGGGAATTGAATTGGTTTTACACGGCCACCAGCATGTAAACAGTGTATATTCAAGGAACAATATCAGGTTTGTAAATGCCGGTGGTTCAATATTAGGTGAAAATTTTGGAAAGCTTTCTATAAATGAAATTACCGTTGAATCCGGCAAAATTTCCAATAATTTTATTTATTTAGATAAAAAATTAATGCCCGAAAATGCCCAAACTATAAAATTCAACACTAAGCCATCATATTACATAAGTTCAAAAGAGATCTGCCTGAATTAA